catgtcctattattgcccacaaatcacgttccgtggctccattcaattcaatgggtccgcaaaaaaaaacggaacacatacggaaatgcatccgtatatctTCCATATTGATCTATTGaagattttatgcccagcccaattttttctatgtaattactatatactgtatatgccatacggaaaaacggaacggaaacagaaacacaacggaaacagtaacacaatggaaacaaaaaaacggaacaacggatctgtgaaaaacggcccgcaaaacactaaaaaagatatacagtcgtgtgaacgagccctaacttccgtttttttggcggacccattgaaatgaatggttccgtatacggcccgcaaaaaaaacggaacggacacagaaagaaaatacattcgtgtgcatgaggcctaatagagtGTGGGGGGTCTAATTCAGAAAACTGGTGGCGGATGAATCCGCTGTAGGCGCGAGATATTCCGATGCCCGCTCTATGGAAGGGGCGGCTCTATCTGCAGGATGCACGAGGAAATCGCCTACATAGCGATCCCTGGGTTTACGTTATTACCAGAACTGATCACTTTTGCAGCAGGACTGATGTGAATATATGATAGATCAgctgcatatgtagcagagctgaatttgtgaTGCCACGCAGCaggtttacctgcagtcctacaGATGGCACATCATTGAGAATggtgacaaattcagctctgctacctctTGTAGATCACATTCAGGATGCAAGGCAGACATTCGCAGGGCGGacttacagatgcagcagagctttcTTCGTCAGTGATGGTTTTGCATAGGGCTGCTTGAAAACCTACTGGATTATTTCAATTCTTACCatgtagaccagggatcagcaacctttggctctccagctgctgtgaaactacaactcccagcatgccccatttatttctgtgggagttcagagaacagttgtgcatgctgggagttgtagtttgacaacagctggagtgccggaggttgatgACTCCTGATGTAGACACTATGCATACCCAAAAAGTCCAATGAAAAACTCAGCCATCCTACATCTGGGATATTCCCAGGGCACATTGTCAGGTGTAGTATAGCTGAGTTGGTCATTTGGTACAATGATGATTTTACtgcacaaataattttttcttacaatgcAGATAATGGGCACTCCCATAAATtccgctctgctacatctgtatgctgTCACCTCTGTTCTGCCTGGTGGGGGTTATTGTGCTGCATTTCATGAGGGCTGTTATGTGAGTCCATTGCATTCATACAGTCGCTGCTATACTCTCCAATGTATACCCCTCCcccaccctcacatataatattaCGCTAGGGAACGCCTAAATTTCAAGTAATATAAGTGACTTTCCCACCGACTTCCCGGCCCATAGAAAATCTCACAATGGGAACATAACCCGGACACCGAGGTCCCAGGATCTGTGAAAACTGCTCATGGGGATCACATTGCATGCACCATCCTGTGGACTGTAAAACCTATGggctgcatgtagcagagctgagcatgTCAGATGGAACAGGGCTGCATTTTCCAGGTCAAATGCACTAAAGCGAAGTGTGCCAGATGCAGCCAGCTGACCTTTTCATaggcagcagagctgagtttgtcagatGCAGCAGAGATAATTGTGGGGGAAAGCTGCAGAATGGCCATACTACTCAGGTGCAGCAGAGCAGAGGTAGCCATATGCAACAAAGATGACTTTGCTATAGGCAGTAGGTCTAAGCAtaccagatgtagcagagacaaGCTACCCCCGTGCAGCTGAGTTTGTCATGTGCAGTATAGCTGAACTACGCAAAGTAGACGTAATGAGTTGCAGCAAAAATGACTTTGCCAAATGCATCAGAGCAGATGCTACCTATGCTGTAGTGTTGAGCATGTTGGATTCAGCAGAGCTGGGATAGCCAGATGCAGAAGGGCTAAGCTTGCTAGATGCAAGAAGGCTAAGAAGGAGGGATGCAGCATTGCTGAGATGGAGGGATGCAGCGGTGCTGAGATGGAGGGATGCAGCGGTGCTGAGAAGGAGGGATGCAGCAGTGCTGAGATGGAGGGATGCAGCATTGCTGAGATGGAGGGATGCATCGGTGCTGAGGAGGGATGCAGCGGTGCTGAGAAGGATGGATGCAGCGGTGCTGAGAAGGAGGGATGCAGCGGTGCTGAGAAGGAGGGATGCAGCGGTGCTGAGAAGGAGGGATGCAGCGGTGCTGAGAAGGAGGGATGCAGCGGTGCTGAGAAGGAGGGATGCAGCGGTGCTGAGAAGGAGGGATGCAGCGGTGCTGAGAAGGAGTGATGCAGCGGTGCTGAGAAGGAGGGATGCAGCGGCGCTGAGAAGGAGGGATGCAGCGGCGCTGAGAAGGAGGGATGCAGCGGTGCTGAGATGGAGGGATGCAGCAGTGCTGAGAAGGAGGGATGCAGCGGTGCTGAGATGGAGGGATGCATCGGTGCTGAGATGGAGGGATGCAGCGGTGCTGAGATGGAGGGATGCAGCGGTGCTGAGATGGAGGGATGCAGCGGTGCTGAGATGGAGGGATGCAGCGGTGCTGAGAAGGAGGGATGCAGCGGTGCTGAGATGGAGGGATGCAGCGGTGCTGAAATGGAGGGATGCAGCAGTGCTGAGAAGGAGGGATGCAGCAGTGCTGAGATGGAGGGATGCAGCGGTGCTGAGAAGGAGGGATGCAGCGGTGCTGAGAAGGAGGGATGCAGCGGTGCTGAGATGGAGGGATGCAGCGGTGCTGAGAAGGagggatgtagcagtgctgagaagGAGGGATGCAGCGGTGCTGAGATGGAGGGATGCAGCGGTGCTGAGATGGAGGGATGCAGCGGTGCTGAGATTCCCAGATGTGCATAGGTGAGCTAAACAGATGCAGCCATTTACTGTAACAATAAGTCCTCATTGTCTGAGGAGTCCTGGACTCTTGACTAGAAGTCCTCCCTATATACCTGCTATTTTCCTCCATATTTACAGCTTCATCTCATGGTGTTGTGGTACCTGTGATGTCATTGCCTGGTGCAGTGACATCATGTAAAGTGACATGTGAGAGCCTCTTATAGGGCCCGTCATCTTCATGGATCATCAGTACAGTGGAAGCTCAGTTATAGTACACAACTCATATATGACTAAAGTAGCAGAGCCCAGTCTGTTAGGCATAGGTGAGCTGTGCTTGTCATGTGATAATGACCAAAGTCATTATCCTATTTATGAGAGGTATGGTGCACCAGATctgtgtttgctgtcagtgagtgGAAATATTCATGTTTACAGCCAGAGACTCAAAACCCACAAAAACCTAAAACTTCtcccagctgagggtttgttacaacagTATCCAGTCTACACGATCTTCTgtgaggttaaagggaacctgtcatcaactttatgctgtcactactttatactgccctcagtacggtcagcttaaagttgatgacaggttccctttaagacatcaGCGGCACAAATCTCTGCCCTGTTCtgacagtttgttacaatgtatcagtgcaggtaaaatggtATCATTCTGGAGTCCAAACTGTTTCCTTGCAGAGAATTGTCTGGACTGGATACAATAGTATCCAGCCTTCGGCAGTGAGTACAAGTCTGAGtgcttctattcactgacagcaagcagggaccTGGAAAACGGATGGAAATTGAAAATTGCTGAATGTGTGAtgtaaggccaggttcacatctgtGGGAAGGCTATGTTTGGGTcgcagattctggcaaaaatgcagaataGCGGTATTTTGCAGCACAATGACGGAAACCATAATGGATACCTGACTGATTCCGTGTGAACTGAGCCCGAATCTGTGTCACGCGAACACCATGTAGTGAATGGAAAGTGATCAGGAGATATTACAAAGCAGCAGATGACACAGGAATTGTCCGTGGGTCTCGTGTTACATGTGCTCCAAGACTGGACGACCTGCTGTCTCCACATATGAATAGGCCTCatagacagccccccccccccatcaactaCATTAGCTTAGGTCAacgaatgtagcagagctgactgtgtctTTTACAGAGGTTTTCTGTTCAATTTGTCAAGATTTCTGTTTGCTGTCAATGAATGAAATCGCCAAATATTACAGCCTAGACTTCTACAGTATATTCAGGATAGGGTTTCCATTCCCATTCAATCAAAGCAAACAGAGGTTTTGAAAATGGTGATCAATCGAAACATATAGTAAGTTTTTGGTATTTCCTTAAGTTGCACCAGTATGTGTACCTCCGCTATTTTGGAGAGGGTCATTGCTGCCCCAAATCCTCTGTCCTTCAATACTCTGACATGATCCTGAGACATTTTCAGTCCGACATAAAAGCCACGTAACATTTATATCACCATGGTGCCAAATATCAAACTCCAATCCCCCGTGTCTGACAGAATCGCCATCTTTACGTTATAGACctggcactgctatatctgtcagACTAAGGTCTGTTACACCTGTctcacctctgctacatctggcagactcggctctgctacatctggaaGACCCGCATCTTCATCATTCAGACTCACGTCTGCTACACCAGGCTAGGTTCTGCCAcatctgtaagggtccattcacacgtccgtagaatgggtccggatccgttccgcaacgttgcgaaacgaatccggacccatttattctctatggggccagaagagatgctgtccacatccgtatttccggagcgcggccccgatcttccggtccgcggctcccgaaaaaaatagaacatgttctattcttgtccgcaatagcagacaagaataggcatttctatgggggtgccggccgggtgtattgcggatccgcaatacactacggacgtgtgaatggaccctaagactcaGACCTGCTACATCAGCACTGCTTCATCTGTCAGACTCAGTCCTTCTACATCTGACAGACTCAGCACTGCTACaactgtttttcacacatcatttctgcgttgcgtgagaatcgcggcatgttctgtattctgtgttttgcgcgcagccctggccccatagaagtgtatggggcttcagtgaaaaacgtattgtATCCGGATGTAGTCtgggtgcgatgcatttttcacggatggttgatagatgttgtttgtaaatcttccgtttttttcacgtgcgtgaaaaacgcatcaaaacgcattgcacccacccggaaaaaactgaacaactgaacgcaatcgcagacaaaacggactgaacttgcttgcaaaatggtgcgagtttcactgaacgcaccctgacacaatccgtatagttcgtgtgaaagaggcctttgacttggctctgctacatctgttagactctgctctgctacatcagtcagGCTCTGCTTTGCTAAATATGACagatccagctctgctacatcaatcAGATTTGGTTTTGCCACATCTGTcagactcagctctgctacatttgttaGACTTTAATCTGCCACATCAGTCAGACCTGGTTCTGTTACATCAGTCAGACTTGGTTGTACCACATTTATCAGACCCGGCTCTACTACATCAGTCAGACACAGCCCTGCTACAACAGAATGACCTGGTTCTGCCACACACAGACTCTGCTCTGTCACATTTATCAGACTCTGTTATGTTACATCTGTCAGACGTGGTTCTGTCGTGTTTGTCAGACTTTGCTTTGCTACGTCAGACTCGGCACTGCTACATCAGACTTGGCTCTgtcatattcagctctgctacatcagtcatATTTGGTTCTACCACATCtgtcactcagctctgctacatcagtcatATTTGGTTCTACCACATCtgtcactcagctctgctatatcagtCATATTTGGTTCTACCATAtgtcactcagctctgctatatcagtCATATTTGGTTCTACCACATCtgtcactcagctctgctatatcagtCATATTTGGTTCTACCACATCtgtcactcagctctgctacatcagtcatATTTGGTTCTACACATCtgtcactcagctctgctacatcactcaTATTTAGTTCTATCACATCtgtcactcagctctgctacatcagtcatATTTGGTTCTGCCACATCAGTCACAATTGTCTCTGCTGCATCAGTCAGACTTGGTTCTGTCAcgctcggctctgctacatcggtCTGTCAGCAGCTGTAGATAGCAGGGGGATGAGGCCAGGTAATGGCTGCCTCCACTCACCTGTCTGTGACACTTCAGCAATGTCAGGAATGATTGGAGACGGGAAAGGCTTTGATATGAATCCAGCATTTGTTTGCACTTCCTGGCTCACTATTCTCGGGCCCCGGGGCCTTTGGCAAAAATAAACATATCGACATTTAATTGAGCTCTCTGGCACCCAGCGCTCGCCCCCAGGGGCCCCACCACCAACCTGACTCTGACAGGGGGAGGGGAGATCCTGGATCTCAATGAACAGAAATTGCATTTGGCTTCGTCCCATCGCCCATTAATCATCAAGATTGCAGGTTTTTGGCGTCTCCTCACCTGGGTTATGAAATATATGCTGGTGAGGAACAGCGCACACGTGTGTGTGAGAGGGGCTGGCATGACCCATTGTCCTTGGCTTGACAGTGCTGTCACGTAAAGGGCCAGGTCACTTCCCAACTTGCCCAGTTCCCCCTGTTTTCACCTGTTTCTCAGGTTTCACGAGGCCGGATTTCCGAGATCTGTTAGCTGGGGATGGGGGCAATTGGTCTTTGGGCTTGTGAAATCAGATTATTTGGGATAAAATGAGGCTGAATAAGAAGAAATGTAGTGCAACCAATATGGCCGAAATCACAAGCCCTGCTTTTTCAGCTAGCGATACATTGTCTACTTCAGTTGCACTGATTATTGTATGTCAATTGTAacaatttttaaaggggttgtccaggattagaagaaAACATGGCCGCTTCCTTCCATAAACGGCGCCACAGATGTCCACAGCGCAGCTCCATTGAAAGGAATgaaattgagctgcaataccaaatgcaacctgtggacaggtgtggcactgtgttTGGCAGAAAGCAGCCCTGGTTTGTAAGAATGTGATCACAATTGAGCAGAGGCTGGGTTAGGAACCTACGTTGCAGATTCCATCCAAAATGGCGGACAAATTGTTGCCCAGTAAAATGCTGGACTCCGATGGACCCTATAATATCATGTTCTTCTCCTATGATGGAGAAGAATGGAAATAACCAAGGCAGatgggcattaaaggggttatttaaaGTCTAAAAGATTCCCCCCCAATGCCGAGGCCCCtcttatacattatacttacctgctccccagcacccgcgtcGCTCTGGATCCctgccgggaagcaggtaagtatattgtatatgaggggcccgggcattgggggggaggatcttttagactttggataacccctttaagtcttatcCTGTTCGGGTCCTCCTCTTCCATGGTTGACCACATCCATGAGGCAGTTGCCCTCTATCTCCCCCATGTAGTTAGGCTTGGCAGAACATACCTGTTCATCCACACGGAGGCTGAAGAGCCCATGGACGTGTAGATGTCTCATTAACCAAAACGCCATTTGACTTCTTCAGACCAAAAGGGATCCAATACTTTATGCCATATCTCCCTCTACTTGACTCGTAATGTGACTATTCATGGGTATGTCAGGGCATTCCCTAAGGTATGAGGTACGCTACAGTACCCTAAGTTCCCACGTTAGGTGGACATATGGTCACTGACCTGATAATTAACTCTTACTGTCATTGCTCTCCTTCCAGGTCACCATCAAGTTGGGTGTCGAGAACTCAGGTCCACCAAGTACATTTCCGATGGCCAGTGTACCAGCCTAACACCCTTAAAGGAACTAGTCTGTGCCGGGGAATGTCTTCCTCTTCCCATACTTCCGAATTGGATTGGAGGAGGTTACGGCCTCAAGTACTGGAGTCGTCGGAGCACTCAGGAATGGCGATGCGTCAATGACAAGACGCGCACTCAGCGGATTCAGCTCCAGTGTACAGATGGCACCACCAGAACCTACAAGGTCACCGTGGTCACTTCCTGTAAGTGCAAGCGATACACAAGGCAGCACAATGAGTCAAGCCACAACTACGAAGGGGTGTCCTCGGTAAAACCCACCCATGCCCACCAGCATCATCACTCCCACAGCAACAGAGATAAGAAAAGACTAAGTAAGATCAGCAAATTCATCTCCAGCTAAAGTCGGGTCTCCAGGAACAGGACCCCAAGACTTTGTTCCTTAAGACTTACAAAGACATTTTCATTCTGTGAACCCCAAGTCCAAGAGGTCATTGGACGAAAAGCTACAAAGATCGTCAACGCACCAAGttattttttggttttgttttttaatatccTAATTTTTTTGAAggactaaacattttttttttttaagatgaaaTTCTAAATATTTGGGAAAAATGTGCAGAATTTGTATGTGTAATGGTATTGTGGACAAGGTCAAAGGTGCTTCGGATAGAAGATAAAAGACAACATATGtacaaaaaagaaataatttaTAAATCCCTTATTTTTTATCCTTAGGAATAGCCAAAGCTATTAATATAACCTTtttttaaaaactgaaaaaatatataatggaaaaaaatagccAATATTTTACATGTTTTCTGCACGACGCAACAGGTGTCACGACAAAGTCATCTATTCAAGTCCTTTATCCATTTTATTCTTGTTCAGCCAATAATATTAGGAATTCAAAGATTGAAGGGaaatttaaaatatttaaattcataatttttctaatttttttgttgaataaaaaaataattaaaaaattaaaaaaatatatttaaaaagtggcaaaaatGTCACTTTCTGCCTTTTGGAccaaaaaaaatctacaaatggcatttttttttttcattttaaaataCATTTGAAAAATTGCAATCatgatttaaaaataaattaaagaaaTGTTGCATTTTCATTTTGATTTTAATTTGAATAAAGAATTTAATAATAcaaatatgaataaaaaaaattaaaaaaaattatatatatatatatatatatatatatatatatatgtaaaaaaacagaGCAGCAGTCCAGTAtggtgaaaaaaagaaagctgtttattcacccagtggtgatGCGACGTCGCatcaccactgggtgaataaacagctttctttttttcaccaTACTGGACTGCTGCTCTGTTTTTTACTGATATTATCCTGGGACGCCATTCCCATTGGAGCTTGCACCCTATTTCCAATATTCtaaggttggtgctgccatttattatattttgtgtgtatatatatatatatatatatatatataacattagttaaaaaatattttgaaagtaAATGGAACTTATGTCACTTTCTGCattccagacaaaaaaaatctaaaagttaaaacacattttttactttaaaataATTCATCACATAATGAAAAATTGTtattaattaaaaccaaaatattTCAAGTCAAATGCCAAGTACATTGCATTATAATTTTCAGACAAAGTGCACTTCTAAGAAtgcatttgttttattttaataacTAAAAATAATTAAGAaattaagatttaaaaaaaaccaaaaaaaacagcAGCCAACAAGATTTCAATTAATAAAATAGAGAAGTTTCCTCCATTGTAATTGGAACTCCTTTGTCCTGACTTCCTGTTGTGTTTTACCAGCATTAAAATAGTGGCGATTTataaatgaaaatataattaaaatatttatttctcaCATATGACCCGCGTGTTCTGGGCCGTTGGGCTGGTCACAGGTTATCATGGCCAGTAGTCCTCCTCTCAGAATGGTTCCTGTAGCTTttgaatgtgtatttttttagattgtacagtacattatatgtcatacagcattttttttatgtatcaaAGTATTTTCTTACGACTTGTAAGTAGAGCGCATTCCACGTTTGTGTAGATACTGTAAGATATTTCTGTAGTATTTGTggtatatttttattgttgtatTTTATTAGTACAGGACATGTGTCTGAATGTTTATTAAAAAGCTATAAAGTGCAATCGAGATTTTAAATCTGTGGTTCTGTTTATTCCTTGGTAGATTTGGGTTTCTATCTTGATATGTCCTTAATGGGACTACTCGCCCATCATTTGTTGCCCTAACTTTCTAACTTATTAAAGAGGTATTCACATCTgtaacattgatggcatatcgctaggatcagATAGTCAGATAGAAGTGGGTCCCAGatatgggaccagcacctatctccagaacaggaccccaA
This sequence is a window from Bufo gargarizans isolate SCDJY-AF-19 chromosome 5, ASM1485885v1, whole genome shotgun sequence. Protein-coding genes within it:
- the SOSTDC1 gene encoding sclerostin domain-containing protein 1; the encoded protein is MIISRLQCCLLYFLCVVFKSCQGFKNDATEILYSHVDKHIGDGANSSAINQARNGGRHASALDRTGHHQVGCRELRSTKYISDGQCTSLTPLKELVCAGECLPLPILPNWIGGGYGLKYWSRRSTQEWRCVNDKTRTQRIQLQCTDGTTRTYKVTVVTSCKCKRYTRQHNESSHNYEGVSSVKPTHAHQHHHSHSNRDKKRLSKISKFISS